The Nonlabens sp. Hel1_33_55 genome contains the following window.
ATATCACTCATGTAGATTTAAGGTTTATAAAACCGCTGGATAAACATCAGCTAGAGCGAGTTTTTGAGAACCATGGTCATGTGATCACTGTTGAAGATGGCACCGTGGTTGGTGGAATGGGAAGTGCTGTTAGCGATTACGCTTTCGCGAAAGCGTACAAAGGCACCATCCACAAATTAGGTTTACCAGATTCTTTTATAGAACAAGGTCCCACAAGCGATCTGCAACAAATAGCAGGGATCGATCGCGGGACCTTGTTGCGACTTATTAAAAGTCTATAGTTAATTATTCTTTCAAGAACTTCGTCGTTTGATCCAAACCATTGCCTTTAGCTTTCAGGAAATATAATCCAGAGCTCAATGAAGACACATCAATGCGTTGACGATTATTAGAAATATCATCTACGGATCGATAAACTTCTTGACCATTCAAATTATAAATAGTCAATTGAGCATCAGTAAAGTTTTGATCGCTAGATATAAAAATTTCTGATTTTACCTGAGTTGGATAAACTTTGATCGCTTGGGTTAAGGTTTCACTACTAATACTTGCAGTTTCTGCTGTGAATTTACCAGTAAACATTCCACGGCCATGTGTAGTTGCTAACACCGTATTATCAGCGGTTCTTAAGTCGAGATCGTATACTTTAACGTTAGTCATTCCATTCATTGAAACTGTCCAAGTAGGGTTTTCGCTATCAAAATCAGCTGTTGAAAAAACGCCTTGTTCTGTTCCTATAATAACTTCTAAAGGGTTCAATGGGTTTTGTAAAATAGCTTTTACAGGAATGTCAGGTAAATTTCCATCTTTTTGACTCCAAGTTGTCCCACCGTCATTTGAATACCAAACATTATTAACTCCATAGTTATGGAACGTCACAAAAATTTCTTGTTCAGAGGCTCCAAATTCTATATCTGATACACTGCCTAAGAAGTCTGTAGAGCTTATATCTGTAATGACGCGATCGACGCTAGAATTTGCATTATTTATTCTTAATAGTTTGGAATCTTGAGTACCAACGTACAATGTTGGTAAGTCTGAATCAAATGGTAATGCCTTCATAGCGGTAGCTCTAGTACCAGTTAGACCACCTCCAGAAATTTCATTACACGTAGCAGAATTAGGCTCTAGATTACAAGCAGTTATAGAATTTGTATTTGAGGATGTTAAAGAATTAGCATATAAAATATCAAAACGGCTATCCAGCTCCGCAACATTTATAAAATCACCATCATTATCATTTGAAATGAAATAGCTACTACTACCATTGGTGATTGGATATTCTAAATAGATATGGGTTCTTCCAGTATAACCAAGAATCGCATATTCACCTTCATCATCTATTGCGGAATATGAACCATCGCCGCCAGTTGGATCAAAAGATTCTGTCAGACCGCCATTTGGTACCGAGTTATCAATGATGGGTGACCCGTTATCTTGAGTACCTCCAACGAAACTATCGCTATTTTGAAAATCAATTTGATTTACATCACCATAATAAAACTGAGTAACGTTATAACCCAAGTTGCGAGTATCTATACCGTTGGAAGTTCTCGCAGCTCTGTTATATGAATCAACATAAGAAACACCACCGTCTGATCCAACGAGTCCTTGATTTGAATTGCCTGGTTTGAACATTATCGCGTGGATATCTGCATGAACAAATGGAACATCCAAGGTGTTCATGTTTGGGTTATTTGACCATTTTGATAACTGAGTCCATGCAGAACCAGAATTACGGCTACGGTGCATATTGATTCCTCCCACATAAACTTGATTGTCATTTTCTGGATCAACTTCTATAACTAGATCGTAGAATGATTGTCCTCTAGTAAAATCAGTATCTGGGATACCTAAATCAACATCTTCAGGCTCTGCAATTTGGGTGAGTGTGTTAAATCCATCATCAGTTAGAAAAATATCGGCTCTACCGTTCACCTGTCCTAAAACATAGAATTTATTTTCATCTGTTGTAGAAGCGGCAATTTCAATTCTATCACCTCCATTTATCGTTTGTTCAAGATCCCAACTAATACCATCAGTGCTTGAAAAAATTCTTCCACCACCTTGATTGACCCCTAAGGTATTTATGGTTCCCATTACCAAATTATTATTAGCAGAAATTTCAAAATCATTAGGTGTATAATACAACGTTAAATCACCTAACTGGTATTCAAAATCTTCATCCTCGATTCTAGACCAATTGAACCCATCGTCAACACTCCTATATAATCCAGAGCTTTGATAACCAAGGCTATTAACGGGATCAGAAATATTAAAATTGGGATCAAGATATTGTGAGGCTCCAACAGCGACATACAGTTCAGATGAGCCATTTACGTCTCTTATAGCGATATCATTTATGAAAAATATACCACTTTCAAAGATATTGTCACCATTGTTGAAATCTCCTGCTCCCGCTGGTGGGATTACAGATTCAGTCCAAGTAACGCCGCCGTCGATTGATTTGTAAAGGCCTGTTCCAATTGCGGCACCTCTGGTATATTGCTCGCCGGTCCCTATATAGAAAATGTTGCTATTGTTGGGATCTATTGCATAGGAACTAACAGTAAGATTTGCTGCGACTCCTGTTATAATTTTCCATGAACTCGCCTCATCCTCAATATCATCATTAACCCATAAGCCACCGCCAACTCCACCAGCAAAAACTCTATTATAGTCCACACCATCACCATTGTTTGCTCCTACATCATTTGGGTCAAAAAAGACCACTCTTGTTCTTCCACCTACGCTGAGAGGGCCGCGTTCGATCCATGGTGATGTGACTGAACCAGGACTAGCTTTTTGTTGAAGTAAATCAACATCTATTGGGTCCACCAAAAATGGTGTAGGATATCCTAAGTCTGGATTCATTGTTAGCTCCCAAAGCCTTTCATTATAAGCATTAGGAGGCAAACCTAATTTCTTACGTTCATCTTTAGAAAGATTCTTTGTGTCATTAAATGGAGATTCTGCTAGAAATTTTCTGTGTTTTTCACGCTTTTGCTCAATAATATCTACATCATCATTATTGGAAAAATTAAATATGAATAATGTTATGATAGCAACTAGTGCGATGGAAAGGGCAACAATGGTATTTTTTCTCATTATAAGTAAATAATATTATAAAATAGTGGTTTAAAGATACGTCAAGCTGTTAGCGCTGGTTTTATAATCTTTCTTAAATCTTTCCATTGATGATATGGAATAAACGTGACGATTTAGTGTCAGTTAGAGACGCTACATAACAGCAAGCCGCTAATAGTCTGTCGTAAAGATCATTTGAAACTAAAGCTGTTGAAGGAATAATTTCCAAAATCAACCGATCATAATTCGAGACCTGATGATTCAAGTGATTGACACTTGCAGTAATAACAGCATCAAGTATGGACGTTAAAATTTTGTAACCTGCTATCTCTTTTTCCACCACATCTGGGTGACGGTAGAGCTGTTGCCTGGTGATGGACAAAATATCATCAATCTGCGGTTTGAACCTAGAAAGATCTGTTAGGGATGAGGAAAGTGAGCCATCTAAAAGTCTTTGCTCGTTCTCCATGAATACTTTCACGCAATCTGCAATTAAACTCCCTATAGCAATAGACCTTAAATATGCAATGCGTTCCGTTGTGGTAGAAAGCGCTCTGTAGGTTTCGTTTTTAATAGTATCACGTACAAGATTGATAAGTAATTCCAGCGCATGATCTTCTGCAATGTGACCTAGATTGATGGCGTCTTCAAAGTCGATGATTGTGTAGCAAATATCATCTGCAGCTTCTACTAGATAGGTCAATGGATGACGATGAAATGGCTGATTCTCATCAGTAGAACTAAGTCCTAATTCTAGAGCGACATCATGGAAATGAGAAACGTCTGCTTGAAATATACCGTATTTTTTTTGCGAGATGTGCTGCGTTGGTTTTATAGGTAGGGATTCCTTTGGATACTTCACAAATGCGCCTAATGTGGCATAGGACAAACGCAAACCACCAGGCGATCCTGGGACAGTTTTATTGAGCAAATGATAACCGTTGGCATTTCCTTCAAAATCTAGAAGGTCTTGTTGTTGCTTTCGCGAAAGCGAACTCATTAAAGCATTTCCCTTTTCACAGGCAAAGTAACTGCCAATTGCCTTTTCACCACTATGACCGAATGGCGGATTCCCTATATCATGCGCCAGCGCAGCCGCCGCCACTATTGCGCCAAAATCCTGATGTTGATAACCAGCATTCTTGAGTGATACATGTTTGTCTACTAATTGCTTTCCAGCCATGCGCCCCAAAGATCTTCCAACTACTGAAACCTCGAGACTATGCGTCAGTCTGGTATGCACAAAACCTGTCTGGCTCAACGGTATGACCTGCGTTTTGTCCTGCAGGCTACGGAACTGTGAAGAGAAAATAATCCGATCATAATCTACTTCAAATCCCAGCCGCAGATCGTCCTGATTCTTTCTGTGTCTAGGCAAAGTATCACCGTGTTTTTTAAGGGAAAGAAGTTGTAACCAGTCCATCAAAATTTTTATTGCAATATAAGAGTAGTCAGCTAAATGAGATGCCTTAACATGGCTTAACCGTTTCTTAACAAAGTCTCTCAGAATGCTAATGCTAAATTAACTTAGCGAAATCCATTCTAATCGTTCTTTTGCAAACTCTAAACGACTTGTAATGAACAAATTATTTTTTATTCTATTTGTTTTTGTAACTGCCTTTACATCAGCGCAAACAGGAAAAGTAAATGGATCTTTAGTAGATAAGGATGCTGAAAATGAACCGGTGGCTTTTGCATCCGTTGTTCTTAAGGGAACGAATTATGGTGCTCAATCAGATATTGATGGGAAATATTCCATTGTTGCTCCAGCAGGAACTTACACGCTAGTTGTGTCTTTTGTTGGTATGAAGACCGTTGAGGTTCCTGATGTAACTGTGCGTTCTGGATATACAACCACAATAGATGTTCCCATGAGTGCAGAGGCTGCATCGCTGGATGCGGTAAGCATTACTGTGGCTAAATCTAGAGAAAGTACAGAGGCATTGCTTGAGGAAAAAAAGAATTCGGTGACGATAAAACAGTCTATTGGTGCAGAAGAACTTTCTCAAAAAGGAGTGAGTGATGCTGAAGGTGCTGTTACCAAGGTTAGTGGTGTTAGTAAACAGGCTGGTGTTAAGAATGTTTTCGTTCGAGGATTGGGTGACCGTTACAATTCCACTACATTAAACGGTTTGCCGCTACCATCTGAAGATCCTGAGTATAAAAACATCTCTTTGGACTTTTTTGGATCTGATCTCATTGAAACAGTTGATATTAATAAAGTTTTGAATTCTGAATTGACTGGTGACAATGCAGGGGCAAATATTAATATAGATCTTAAAGGATTAACTGATCGCAACGAATTAGAAGTAGGAGTTTCTACTGGCGCGAACTTACAAACGGTAGGAGAAGATTTCAAAGCAATAGATGGTGGTTCTTATTTTGGTTTTGCAGATGCAGAATTACCTGTAGATAACCTGAGAAGCTATAGTTTCGATAATTCTATCAATACAGAAAACCAATCTGGCTTGGTCAACCTAGGATTAAATATCAATGGTGGTAAAAGATTTGACCTTGGAGAAAATACTTTAAACGTTTACGGGTTGTTGACATTTGACAATGGTTATAGGTTTAGGGATGGTACGGTTAGAAACACAACAAGTGCTGGGGCTATTTACTTAGATCAGGATTTTGTTAGTTATAGCTATGAAACCTCACAAATAGCTCAAATCGATTTAGATTACAAATTTGGAGGTAATAACGTAGAAGTTCTTTCTATGTACATCCATAAAAACTCACAAGATTTAAGTGAATTTCAAGGGATTGATAACCCTGAACAACAAGGAGATCAGGTTTTTGTTAGAAGGCAACAGACCAATGATAATAACCTTTTTGTCAATCAAATATTGACAAATTTTGAGTTTTCTGAGCGATTTACTTTAGCGGCAGATGCTTCCTTTAATGCATTGCGTGGAAGCGAGCCAGATCGTAGAAATTTTGAATATCTTTTGAGGGATGGATTTTACTCTCCTAACATAGACTCTGGTGGTAACAATCAGCGTTATTTTAGCGAGATACAAGAGAATGATTATAATGCTAAAGCATTGTTTAATTATGATTTTGCTAGTGCAGATAGTGATTTGCTCAACTATGTAACCTTTGGAGGCGATTATCGATTCACACACCATGTGTTTAAGGCCACAACATTTAACCACACTTTTGATGGGCGAATTGCCGTTGATATTGACAGTCCAGATGATATTTATAATCAAGAGTCATTGAATAATGGCACTTTTAGACTTGAAACTGGCCGTGGTTCTATTCTTAATCCTAATGCATTCGTTCCATTCAATTATATAGGCGATAAGTTTATCGCTTCGGGAAATGTAAATTATATTAGAAATCTAAGTGAGAAATTGCTATTGACAGCTGGTGCCCGTTTTGAGAATATCACACAGGAAGTAGAATACAATACTAACATCGCAAACAGTATTGCCAACGGTCCCGCAACTATTGAAGAAAATCTATTCTTGCCTAGCGCCGGTCTGAAATACAATATAAATGATGATAATATTATAAGACTCGCTGGTAGTAGAACTTACATCTTACCAAGATTTAAAGAGATCGCTCCTTTTAGATATGATAATGCTGGTGGTACATCCACACAAGGAAATCCTAATCTAGATATTTCTACAGTCCTTAATCTCGATATTAGTTATGAGTTTTACCCTTCAAGAGGCGAGCTTTTCTCTGTAACAGGATTTTATAAGAACATAAAGGACCCTATTGCAAGAACTGAAATTCCAACCGCAGGGAACACGCTTACCTATCTTAATGTTGGAGATCAAGCTACTGTTATAGGTGCAGAGATAGAGGTACGTAAGAATATTTTTGAAAACGAAGTTCTCAATGCAGAAGGTGATAATCGTGGTGATAAATTAGCAGCGGGATTTAACGCCTCATACATTTACAGTAAACAGGAACTTGATGATCCTCTAGCTCAATTTACAGATGACAGTACAGAATTACAAGGAGCTGCACCACTACTATTTAATTTCGATGTCAACTACAATACCTATATAGGGGACAGCAATTTGAACTCGGCTTTAGTTTTTAATTACTTCACAGAGCGTGTGTTTTCTGTAGGGACACGTGGGTTTGCAAATATTAAAGAGATTGGGGTTCCTACACTTGATTTCGTTAGCTCTGTTGGAGTAGGTGACAATGGTAAAATTTCTCTTAAGGCTAAAAATTTACTAAATCCTGAATACAGATTAGAACGAGATGGAGGAGATCAAAACGTAACATTAAGTCAATATCGACGTGGTCTGGACATCAGCTTAGGGTACAGCTATAAATTTTAAGGTTTAGTAAACTTCGTTAATCGTTTGGTAAACTGAGCTTAACACTCTGCGCCTATTACCCGTCTAAATTTGCATTCATAAAACGAATCAAAATATAACTATGAAAAATTTATTTCTTTCCATGCTTGCTATAGCAGCATTGACACTTAACTCTTGTTCTACTGACGATGATGTCTCTGGCCCAACACCTCCAGTTTCAGAAAACTTGGATCTTGCAGGAAACTTTACTGAAAACAGAACATTAACTGCCGGTAACGCTTATCGTTTGACTGGTTCACTTTTCGTCAAAAGTGGCGCTACTTTAACTATTGAGCCAGGAACAACTATAAATGCAATTGCTGGTGGTACTGATGTGTATGTGCTAGTAGAAAAAGGTGGTCGCATTGAAGCTAACGGTACGGCTTCTAATCCAATTCGATTTACAAGTTCAGTACAACAACCAGCTGCTTGGGGTGGAATTATAATTAATGGTAATGCGTTTATTTCAGGCCAAAATCCTCAAGGGCAAAATGAAGCTGGTACTGAAGTAAATACAGGTGTACTTTTTGGAGGTAATAGTGATAATGAATCTTCTGGAACCATGAACTATGTGATTATAGAATATACTGGAGCTCGTATAGATGGTGATGCAGAGCATAATGGTTTAACTCTTAACGGTGTTGGATCTGGAACAACGCTTTCAAATATTTGGATCGCTAATGGTGACGATGATGGTATTGAATTCTTCGGTGGATCTGTAAATGCATCAAATATATTTGTATTGAATGCACGTGATGATATGTTTGATTTCTCCCAAGGTTATAGAGGTACTTGTACCAATCTTTACGGTATCCGTGAAGCAGGTTATAATACAGTTACTTCAGATCCTCGAGGTATAGAGGCAGACGGTAACCTTGATGGTAACTCACCTTCTGATAATACACAATCTAGCTTTACTGTAAATGGAGTTACAATATTTAATAGAGCCGATATTGAAATGGCAGACCTAATCAAAATAAGACGTGGCGCCACCGCAACGGTGACTAATGCTTTAGCAGGGGTTTTCGGAAATACTCCAGCTGCTGATTTTGTTGATTTAGAAGATTCTAGAGGTAACTCAACTTCAGCGACTAATATAACGGTAAGCGCGGCTGGTACTTCTGATGGTACCGATATTAAAAATGCTCCTAATGCAACCGTGACGGTTAACGCTACCCAGACTGGAGCTGATGCAAGTGCTTTTTCTTGGACAGGTTATAACTTCCAGTAGGACTTAAAGATTTCAATTAAATAAAGAAAAGCTGCCCTTAAACAGGGCAGCTTTTTTGTGTAATGAGGTTTTTGAATGAGTACGCTTTCGCGAAAGCGGAATAAAACACTCCTATATTTATAACCTTATGGTAACGTACAAGTTCCAGCAAAAGACCATTTTTGCGGATTAATACATTCTTAAAATGGGAGACGTTTATATATACATGCTTATCATTCTCGCCGGTCTGGCGATCACTGACCTAGTCGTAGGTGTGAGTAATGATGCAGTTAATTTCTTGAACAGTGCGATAGGCTCCAAGGCCATAAGCTTCAAGACGATTATGATTATCGCCAGTCTGGGAATTGCTCTGGGTGCACTCTCCAGTAGTGGTATGATGGAGGTTGCTCGTAAGGGAATTTTCAATCCAGGAGAATTTTACTTTGATGAAATCATGATCGTTTTCATGGCGGTGATGATTACAGATGTGCTATTGCTAGATTTTTTCAATAGTATGGGATTACCTACATCGACAACGGTTTCAATCGTTTTTGAATTATTGGGAGCCGCCGTTTGTGTTTCCTTATTGAAAATAGGAGAAAGTGAGACAGAGACGTTCCTAGATCTAGGAAAATACATTGCCAGCGATACGGCCATTGAGATTGTGAGTGGTATCCTACTGTCAGTTGTGATTGCATTTACTATAGGTGCGTTGGTCCAGTTTATTTCGCGATTGATGTTGACGTTTAATTACCGTAAGAGACCAGCGTTTCTAGCGGGAATTTTTGGCGGACTCTCCTTGACCAGTTTGTATTACTTTATTCTTGTCAAAGGTCTAAAAGGAGCAGATCTGGGACCTTTGAATTTTATTTTTGACTATACGGCAGACGTATATACCACATTGGGATACGGATTTGTCTTCTGGTTAATCTTTAGTTTGGTTTACGTTTACATTCTTAAATGGGATATCTACAAGCTCATTATTATTTTGGGA
Protein-coding sequences here:
- the dgt gene encoding dGTP triphosphohydrolase, with the translated sequence MDWLQLLSLKKHGDTLPRHRKNQDDLRLGFEVDYDRIIFSSQFRSLQDKTQVIPLSQTGFVHTRLTHSLEVSVVGRSLGRMAGKQLVDKHVSLKNAGYQHQDFGAIVAAAALAHDIGNPPFGHSGEKAIGSYFACEKGNALMSSLSRKQQQDLLDFEGNANGYHLLNKTVPGSPGGLRLSYATLGAFVKYPKESLPIKPTQHISQKKYGIFQADVSHFHDVALELGLSSTDENQPFHRHPLTYLVEAADDICYTIIDFEDAINLGHIAEDHALELLINLVRDTIKNETYRALSTTTERIAYLRSIAIGSLIADCVKVFMENEQRLLDGSLSSSLTDLSRFKPQIDDILSITRQQLYRHPDVVEKEIAGYKILTSILDAVITASVNHLNHQVSNYDRLILEIIPSTALVSNDLYDRLLAACCYVASLTDTKSSRLFHIINGKI
- a CDS encoding T9SS type A sorting domain-containing protein — protein: MRKNTIVALSIALVAIITLFIFNFSNNDDVDIIEQKREKHRKFLAESPFNDTKNLSKDERKKLGLPPNAYNERLWELTMNPDLGYPTPFLVDPIDVDLLQQKASPGSVTSPWIERGPLSVGGRTRVVFFDPNDVGANNGDGVDYNRVFAGGVGGGLWVNDDIEDEASSWKIITGVAANLTVSSYAIDPNNSNIFYIGTGEQYTRGAAIGTGLYKSIDGGVTWTESVIPPAGAGDFNNGDNIFESGIFFINDIAIRDVNGSSELYVAVGASQYLDPNFNISDPVNSLGYQSSGLYRSVDDGFNWSRIEDEDFEYQLGDLTLYYTPNDFEISANNNLVMGTINTLGVNQGGGRIFSSTDGISWDLEQTINGGDRIEIAASTTDENKFYVLGQVNGRADIFLTDDGFNTLTQIAEPEDVDLGIPDTDFTRGQSFYDLVIEVDPENDNQVYVGGINMHRSRNSGSAWTQLSKWSNNPNMNTLDVPFVHADIHAIMFKPGNSNQGLVGSDGGVSYVDSYNRAARTSNGIDTRNLGYNVTQFYYGDVNQIDFQNSDSFVGGTQDNGSPIIDNSVPNGGLTESFDPTGGDGSYSAIDDEGEYAILGYTGRTHIYLEYPITNGSSSYFISNDNDGDFINVAELDSRFDILYANSLTSSNTNSITACNLEPNSATCNEISGGGLTGTRATAMKALPFDSDLPTLYVGTQDSKLLRINNANSSVDRVITDISSTDFLGSVSDIEFGASEQEIFVTFHNYGVNNVWYSNDGGTTWSQKDGNLPDIPVKAILQNPLNPLEVIIGTEQGVFSTADFDSENPTWTVSMNGMTNVKVYDLDLRTADNTVLATTHGRGMFTGKFTAETASISSETLTQAIKVYPTQVKSEIFISSDQNFTDAQLTIYNLNGQEVYRSVDDISNNRQRIDVSSLSSGLYFLKAKGNGLDQTTKFLKE
- a CDS encoding TonB-dependent receptor codes for the protein MNKLFFILFVFVTAFTSAQTGKVNGSLVDKDAENEPVAFASVVLKGTNYGAQSDIDGKYSIVAPAGTYTLVVSFVGMKTVEVPDVTVRSGYTTTIDVPMSAEAASLDAVSITVAKSRESTEALLEEKKNSVTIKQSIGAEELSQKGVSDAEGAVTKVSGVSKQAGVKNVFVRGLGDRYNSTTLNGLPLPSEDPEYKNISLDFFGSDLIETVDINKVLNSELTGDNAGANINIDLKGLTDRNELEVGVSTGANLQTVGEDFKAIDGGSYFGFADAELPVDNLRSYSFDNSINTENQSGLVNLGLNINGGKRFDLGENTLNVYGLLTFDNGYRFRDGTVRNTTSAGAIYLDQDFVSYSYETSQIAQIDLDYKFGGNNVEVLSMYIHKNSQDLSEFQGIDNPEQQGDQVFVRRQQTNDNNLFVNQILTNFEFSERFTLAADASFNALRGSEPDRRNFEYLLRDGFYSPNIDSGGNNQRYFSEIQENDYNAKALFNYDFASADSDLLNYVTFGGDYRFTHHVFKATTFNHTFDGRIAVDIDSPDDIYNQESLNNGTFRLETGRGSILNPNAFVPFNYIGDKFIASGNVNYIRNLSEKLLLTAGARFENITQEVEYNTNIANSIANGPATIEENLFLPSAGLKYNINDDNIIRLAGSRTYILPRFKEIAPFRYDNAGGTSTQGNPNLDISTVLNLDISYEFYPSRGELFSVTGFYKNIKDPIARTEIPTAGNTLTYLNVGDQATVIGAEIEVRKNIFENEVLNAEGDNRGDKLAAGFNASYIYSKQELDDPLAQFTDDSTELQGAAPLLFNFDVNYNTYIGDSNLNSALVFNYFTERVFSVGTRGFANIKEIGVPTLDFVSSVGVGDNGKISLKAKNLLNPEYRLERDGGDQNVTLSQYRRGLDISLGYSYKF